The Enterococcus rotai genome includes a window with the following:
- a CDS encoding tail assembly chaperone, with protein sequence MELMMNEKTFACKFGYGFLKEINKRYSVERGGMQLKLGVGAIVSNLLLSDVDTLFEVLLIANMTEKPRMTVKFLEDYVEQNGTKNLFEEVIDELKKSEYTGVMTSKMLEEAQA encoded by the coding sequence ATGGAATTAATGATGAATGAAAAAACATTTGCTTGTAAATTTGGCTATGGCTTTTTAAAAGAAATCAATAAACGTTATTCAGTAGAACGTGGTGGGATGCAGTTGAAATTAGGTGTAGGTGCAATTGTTTCAAATCTACTTTTATCTGATGTAGATACTCTTTTTGAAGTTTTATTGATTGCAAATATGACAGAGAAACCTCGGATGACGGTTAAATTTTTAGAAGATTACGTTGAACAAAATGGTACAAAAAATTTGTTTGAAGAAGTGATTGATGAGCTAAAAAAGTCGGAATATACCGGGGTGATGACCAGCAAGATGTTAGAAGAAGCACAAGCGTAA
- a CDS encoding phage major tail protein, TP901-1 family, with product MTALSGVDVVWRFRLAEDEGNERAWGLAYSTENGYSKSKESESTVTKDGSVVTPGATETTVTATTLYKIGSTQIDKLETAMDENKRVQIWRINTKEIGTGNDEGKFKAKYFEGYFTSFEETDSAENKVEYSLEWAIEGAGKNGFAALELDTSEGGDYEFKDTVKVEPKA from the coding sequence ATGACAGCATTAAGTGGAGTAGATGTAGTGTGGCGTTTTCGTTTAGCCGAAGATGAAGGAAATGAACGTGCGTGGGGGTTAGCATACAGCACAGAGAATGGTTATTCAAAATCAAAAGAAAGTGAATCAACTGTTACGAAAGATGGCAGTGTGGTCACACCAGGAGCGACTGAAACAACAGTGACGGCAACAACATTGTATAAAATCGGTTCAACTCAAATCGACAAATTGGAAACAGCAATGGATGAAAACAAACGTGTTCAGATTTGGCGTATTAATACCAAGGAAATTGGTACTGGCAATGATGAAGGCAAATTTAAAGCAAAATATTTTGAAGGCTATTTTACTTCATTTGAAGAAACTGATTCAGCAGAAAATAAAGTTGAATACTCTTTGGAGTGGGCAATCGAAGGGGCAGGTAAGAATGGTTTTGCGGCATTAGAGCTGGATACATCAGAAGGTGGCGATTATGAGTTTAAAGACACTGTAAAAGTGGAACCAAAAGCGTAA
- a CDS encoding GNAT family N-acetyltransferase: MQNRIIENDQLYLRELTSDDFEDLSLILQDEETMYAYEAAFTKQQVSDWLNWNLKSYQEYGFGLWAIIDQKSKDFIGQCGIVYSDVEDEPLLEIGYLVNKRYWNKGYASSASQLCMAYAKDKLKAEKICSIIRDTNLSSRKVAEKNGMIIIKQFDKDYSGRPVRHFVYSLDLN; this comes from the coding sequence ATGCAGAATAGAATAATCGAAAATGACCAACTCTATTTAAGAGAACTCACATCTGATGATTTCGAGGATTTAAGCTTGATTTTACAAGATGAAGAAACGATGTATGCCTATGAGGCAGCTTTTACGAAACAGCAAGTAAGTGATTGGTTAAACTGGAATTTAAAAAGCTATCAAGAATACGGATTTGGTCTATGGGCTATCATCGATCAAAAAAGTAAAGACTTTATCGGTCAATGCGGGATTGTTTATTCTGATGTCGAAGATGAACCGCTCTTAGAAATCGGCTATTTAGTAAACAAGCGGTACTGGAATAAAGGCTATGCAAGTTCTGCCAGCCAACTATGCATGGCTTATGCTAAAGACAAATTAAAAGCTGAAAAAATTTGTTCAATCATTCGAGATACAAACCTGTCCTCTCGAAAAGTTGCAGAAAAAAATGGTATGATCATCATCAAACAATTTGATAAAGATTATTCTGGACGACCAGTCCGACATTTTGTTTATAGTCTTGATCTAAACTA